The following proteins are co-located in the Pseudomonas synxantha genome:
- the can gene encoding carbonate dehydratase, whose product MNELQDLLDNNERWADAIKQEDPEFFAKLARQQTPEYLWIGCSDARVPANEIVGMLPGDLFVHRNVANVVLHTDLNCLSVIQYAVDVLKVKHILVTGHYGCGGVRASMQDRQFGLIDGWLRTIRDLYYENRDLLAQLPTEEERVDRMCELNVIQQVANVGHTSIVQNAWHRGQSLSIHGCIYGIKDGRWKSLNTTISGFEQLPPQYRLRPLGEA is encoded by the coding sequence ATGAACGAACTACAAGACCTGCTTGATAACAACGAACGCTGGGCGGATGCGATCAAACAGGAAGATCCCGAATTCTTCGCCAAGCTCGCCCGCCAGCAGACCCCGGAGTACTTGTGGATCGGCTGTTCCGATGCCCGTGTACCGGCCAACGAGATCGTCGGCATGTTGCCCGGTGATCTGTTCGTGCACCGCAACGTCGCCAACGTGGTGCTGCACACCGACCTCAATTGCCTGTCGGTGATCCAGTACGCAGTCGACGTGCTCAAGGTCAAGCACATCCTCGTCACCGGCCACTATGGCTGTGGCGGCGTGCGTGCATCGATGCAGGACCGCCAGTTCGGCCTGATCGACGGCTGGCTGCGCACTATTCGTGATCTCTACTACGAGAACCGCGACCTGTTGGCTCAACTGCCAACTGAAGAAGAACGCGTTGATCGCATGTGCGAACTCAATGTGATCCAGCAGGTGGCCAATGTCGGCCACACCAGCATTGTGCAAAATGCCTGGCACCGTGGGCAGAGCCTGTCGATCCATGGCTGCATCTATGGCATCAAGGATGGCCGCTGGAAGAGCTTGAACACCACCATCAGTGGTTTCGAGCAGCTCCCGCCGCAGTACCGCCTACGTCCGCTGGGCGAAGCCTAA